A single region of the Streptomyces sp. NBC_01381 genome encodes:
- a CDS encoding alpha/beta fold hydrolase, giving the protein MTPQPTFAFIPGGSSNAQAWGPLQNELALLGHRSYAIDLPGHGSSADRPAEYHRSPQDLKALAVAPSPMKGISLDDNVRHVVGIVSRLAAHGPVVLVANSFGGITLSAVGNAVPELLHRIVYISAACPTGFTTPDEELHPAEHDGNLLDAAVAKIAVGDIAAQGFARFNWRAAHGDPALFAELKAAVMADGTDAQYRALLDGMDPDESYDVLGPDSVIRADRWGRVPHTYLRLTEDRSIPLHVQDRMIEEADQVTPDNPFDVRSLAASHVGYFSRPREFAEILAGLR; this is encoded by the coding sequence ATGACTCCGCAGCCCACGTTTGCCTTCATCCCCGGCGGCTCCAGCAACGCCCAGGCCTGGGGCCCGCTCCAGAACGAGCTCGCGCTGCTCGGCCACCGCTCGTACGCCATCGACCTTCCCGGGCACGGCAGTTCGGCCGACCGCCCCGCCGAGTACCACCGTTCGCCGCAGGACCTCAAGGCGCTCGCAGTCGCGCCCTCGCCGATGAAGGGCATCTCGCTCGACGACAACGTCCGGCATGTCGTCGGCATCGTCTCCCGGCTCGCCGCGCACGGCCCTGTGGTGCTCGTCGCCAACAGCTTCGGGGGCATCACGCTCAGCGCCGTCGGCAACGCCGTGCCCGAGCTGCTGCACCGCATCGTCTACATCTCGGCCGCCTGCCCGACCGGATTCACCACGCCGGACGAGGAGCTCCACCCGGCCGAGCACGACGGCAATCTCCTGGACGCGGCGGTGGCGAAGATCGCCGTCGGCGACATCGCCGCGCAGGGCTTCGCCCGGTTCAACTGGCGTGCGGCGCACGGCGATCCGGCCCTCTTCGCGGAGCTCAAGGCCGCCGTCATGGCCGACGGCACCGACGCCCAGTACCGCGCGCTGCTCGACGGGATGGACCCGGACGAGAGCTACGACGTGCTCGGTCCGGACAGCGTCATACGCGCGGACCGCTGGGGGCGCGTACCGCACACCTATCTGCGGCTCACCGAGGACCGCAGCATCCCCCTGCACGTACAGGACCGCATGATCGAGGAGGCCGACCAGGTCACCCCGGACAATCCGTTCGACGTCCGCTCGCTGGCCGCGTCCCACGTCGGATACTTCAGCAGGCCACGGGAGTTCGCCG